A genomic region of Magnolia sinica isolate HGM2019 chromosome 6, MsV1, whole genome shotgun sequence contains the following coding sequences:
- the LOC131249124 gene encoding sphingoid long-chain bases kinase 2, mitochondrial isoform X3 produces MIYGIQAALPNPSFLRSEKSSSIDLSSSDRTAHNSSRHLVFVVNPKGANGRTGKEWKKLLPYLRSRLGSDCNVHESLTSGPSHAIDITREAIREGADAVIAVGGDGTLHEVVNGFFWAGKPVLAHDQGATHATALGLIPLGTGSDFARTFGWKNDPHEAIERVARGMKTRIDIGTIRGESGEPHYFINVADIHLSAKAGFYASRYKRFGNLCYVIGALRAFMSHRNWDLRIKVNEGDWEIFPQVTALCIGNAKFFGGGMKITPSADPCNGNFEAKLPVCVQPNLACV; encoded by the exons aTGATTTATGGAATACAAGCCGCACTGCCAAACCCCTCTTTTCTCCGATCCGAGAAATCTTCCTCCATCGATCTCTCTTCTTCCGATCGGACGGCTCACAACTCATCTCGCCATCTCGTCTTCGTCGTCAATCCCAAGG GCGCCAATGGCCGGACTGGCAAGGAATGGAAGAAGCTGCTACCGTATCTGAGGTCGCGTCTCGGTAGCGATTGCAAT GTACACGAATCCTTGACTTCAGGTCCTTCTCATGCTATTGACATAACAAGGGAG GCCATAAGGGAGGGAGCTGATGCTGTGATAGCAGTTGGAGGTGATGGTACACTTCATGAG GTGGTAAATGGTTTTTTTTGGGCAGGAAAACCCGTCCTGGCTCATGACCAGGGGGCTACACATGCAACTGCACTTGGT CTCATTCCTCTTGGGACTGGATCTGATTTTGCCAGAACATTTGGATG GAAAAATGATCCCCACGAAGCCATTGAACGCGTTGCTAGAG GGATGAAAacccggatagatattggcactATTAGAGGAGAGAGTGGAGAACCTCATTACTTCATAAATGTTGCTGACATTCACTT GAGTGCGAAGGCAGGTTTTTATGCTTCTAGGTACAAAAGATTTGGAAACTTATGTTATGTCATTGGTGCTTTGAGAGCCTTTATGTCACACAGAAACTGGGACCTTAGGATCAAG GTTAACGAGGGAGACTGGGAAATATTTCCTCAAGTAACAGCCCTTTGCATAGGAAATGCCAAATTCTTCGGGGGTGGCATGAAGATTACTCCAAGTGCTGACCCTTGCAATGGAAACTTTGAG GCCAAACTGCCTGTCTGCGTGCAGCCCAACCTGGCATGTGTGTAG
- the LOC131249124 gene encoding sphingoid long-chain bases kinase 2, mitochondrial isoform X2 has product MIYGIQAALPNPSFLRSEKSSSIDLSSSDRTAHNSSRHLVFVVNPKGANGRTGKEWKKLLPYLRSRLGSDCNVHESLTSGPSHAIDITREAIREGADAVIAVGGDGTLHEVVNGFFWAGKPVLAHDQGATHATALGLIPLGTGSDFARTFGWKNDPHEAIERVARGMKTRIDIGTIRGESGEPHYFINVADIHLSAKAGFYASRYKRFGNLCYVIGALRAFMSHRNWDLRIKVNEGDWEIFPQVTALCIGNAKFFGGGMKITPSADPCNGNFEVVILQDFKWYDFVLKLHKLYKVYVRSRWKKL; this is encoded by the exons aTGATTTATGGAATACAAGCCGCACTGCCAAACCCCTCTTTTCTCCGATCCGAGAAATCTTCCTCCATCGATCTCTCTTCTTCCGATCGGACGGCTCACAACTCATCTCGCCATCTCGTCTTCGTCGTCAATCCCAAGG GCGCCAATGGCCGGACTGGCAAGGAATGGAAGAAGCTGCTACCGTATCTGAGGTCGCGTCTCGGTAGCGATTGCAAT GTACACGAATCCTTGACTTCAGGTCCTTCTCATGCTATTGACATAACAAGGGAG GCCATAAGGGAGGGAGCTGATGCTGTGATAGCAGTTGGAGGTGATGGTACACTTCATGAG GTGGTAAATGGTTTTTTTTGGGCAGGAAAACCCGTCCTGGCTCATGACCAGGGGGCTACACATGCAACTGCACTTGGT CTCATTCCTCTTGGGACTGGATCTGATTTTGCCAGAACATTTGGATG GAAAAATGATCCCCACGAAGCCATTGAACGCGTTGCTAGAG GGATGAAAacccggatagatattggcactATTAGAGGAGAGAGTGGAGAACCTCATTACTTCATAAATGTTGCTGACATTCACTT GAGTGCGAAGGCAGGTTTTTATGCTTCTAGGTACAAAAGATTTGGAAACTTATGTTATGTCATTGGTGCTTTGAGAGCCTTTATGTCACACAGAAACTGGGACCTTAGGATCAAG GTTAACGAGGGAGACTGGGAAATATTTCCTCAAGTAACAGCCCTTTGCATAGGAAATGCCAAATTCTTCGGGGGTGGCATGAAGATTACTCCAAGTGCTGACCCTTGCAATGGAAACTTTGAG GTCGTGATTCTTCAGGACTTTAAGTGGTATGACTTTGTTCTTAAGCTGCACAAGCTGTACAAAG